The following coding sequences are from one Desulfuromonas sp. TF window:
- a CDS encoding polysaccharide biosynthesis tyrosine autokinase, with translation MSRIEQAIEKAARLRKEGDVVHPLPEWSERPQDRDQLLRAEPIPITSPYLVATNGHVAAEEYRKLKSLLLRLNPREQTGKTLAVTSAVAEEGKSITSLNLALALAQDYDHTVLLVDTDLRHPSLHRYLGLKPEVGLVHCLKEGKDLGKVLIKTGLGKLVLLPAGGTVDDPVEHFASGRMKDLIREMKHRYPDRYVIFDTPPALPFADAQVLAAALDGVIFVVREGHARPGQVKEALGNLKGATLLGTVFNDVSSAPGQGAYYYNYR, from the coding sequence ATGAGCCGAATCGAACAGGCCATAGAAAAGGCCGCCCGACTGCGGAAGGAGGGGGATGTAGTGCATCCCCTTCCGGAGTGGTCGGAGCGGCCGCAGGATCGGGATCAGCTTCTGCGGGCGGAACCGATTCCAATCACCAGTCCTTATCTGGTTGCGACCAATGGCCATGTCGCGGCCGAGGAATATAGAAAGCTGAAGTCGCTGCTGCTCAGACTCAACCCCCGTGAGCAGACCGGAAAAACCCTGGCGGTGACAAGCGCGGTGGCGGAGGAGGGGAAATCAATCACCTCTCTGAATCTCGCCCTCGCATTGGCACAGGATTATGACCACACCGTGCTGTTGGTCGACACCGACCTGCGCCATCCCTCCCTGCATCGATATCTGGGGCTCAAGCCCGAAGTCGGGCTGGTGCACTGCCTCAAGGAAGGGAAGGATCTCGGCAAGGTGTTGATCAAAACCGGCCTCGGAAAACTGGTTTTGCTGCCCGCCGGCGGCACGGTGGATGATCCAGTGGAGCATTTCGCCTCCGGCCGGATGAAGGACCTCATCCGAGAGATGAAGCATCGTTATCCGGACCGCTATGTCATTTTCGACACCCCCCCGGCTCTCCCTTTTGCCGATGCCCAGGTTCTCGCAGCGGCGCTGGACGGGGTGATCTTCGTGGTCCGGGAGGGGCATGCCCGGCCCGGTCAGGTCAAGGAAGCTCTCGGCAACCTGAAAGGAGCCACTCTGCTCGGCACGGTCTTCAATGATGTCAGCTCCGCCCCGGGTCAGGGGGCCTATTACTACAATTACCGTTGA